The Candidatus Woesearchaeota archaeon genomic sequence CAAAGCGTCTGTTTTTCCGCCGGGAGGGATTCTTACCACATAATCAACCAGTTTCGGCAGTTTCTTATTCAATCTTGAATATATCCCGGCTACTGCCTTCATAAAAGCGTCATACTGGCCATCGCCTGAAGAAGATTCCCTGTACTTTTTGCTGTTTATTTCTAATGTTATGTCTGCAGAGGGCTTGTTTTTCGCATTTAATAATAATGAGAAGTCTATTAACTCCACATTTTTTTGTATGGATTCCCCAAGGACGTCTGATACTATATAGGGCAAATCCGAGACTGTTATGGTCTCTTTTTTGTCGCCCAACTCTACGACTCTCTTTAGCACCTTTTTCTTTGAGCTCTCGTCTAATTCGATCCCCAGTATTTCTAGGTTTTTCTCTATACTAGCCTTTCCGCTTGTTTTGCCTAATGCATAATTCCTCTGCCCCCCAAACCTCTCGGGAAGGAGCTTATTGCAGTAGAGATTTCCTTTTTTATCTCCATCTGCATGGACGCCACAGCACTGCGTATACACATTTTCCCCCACAACAGGGGAATTTAGGGGAAGCCTTATGCCTGATATGGTTTCTACCAGCCTGGAAAGTGAACTTAACTTCTTCTCCGCTATATTAGTTGAGAAGTTTGTGTGGTCGTTGATTGCAGCTACGACCTCTGCCAGGGGGCAGTTTCCTGTTCTCTCTCCCAAGCCGTTTATCGTAGTATGGATGCCTGAAATTCCTGCATTTACTGCAGCGAGTGAATTAGCCACAGCCAGCCCGTAGTCATTATGGGCATGGAAGTCAAAGTTATATGGATACTTTTTGGCCAATTCCCTGCAGAAGCTGTACGTCTGCATAGGGCTCCATATCCCCAGGGTGTCTGGAAGCATAACCCTATTTACTTCCGGCAGGTTATCAAGCAAAAAGAACACATATTCCCCGGAACCAATCAATCCGTTTGAAACATCTTCCAGATAGATGTTGACAGCCATTCCCTTTTCCTTTGCATACTGTATATTTTTTTTGATATCCT encodes the following:
- a CDS encoding 2-isopropylmalate synthase, with amino-acid sequence MEKTKKISIIDTTLRDGEQTPGIAFTADEKLAMAKSLLLEAKADSIEIGSAHVSEGEFSSAKAICKWAGSKGLLDKIEVLGFIDNKKSVNWVSKAGCKTINFLCKGSLKHLRNQLRKTKEQHIKDIKKNIQYAKEKGMAVNIYLEDVSNGLIGSGEYVFFLLDNLPEVNRVMLPDTLGIWSPMQTYSFCRELAKKYPYNFDFHAHNDYGLAVANSLAAVNAGISGIHTTINGLGERTGNCPLAEVVAAINDHTNFSTNIAEKKLSSLSRLVETISGIRLPLNSPVVGENVYTQCCGVHADGDKKGNLYCNKLLPERFGGQRNYALGKTSGKASIEKNLEILGIELDESSKKKVLKRVVELGDKKETITVSDLPYIVSDVLGESIQKNVELIDFSLLLNAKNKPSADITLEINSKKYRESSSGDGQYDAFMKAVAGIYSRLNKKLPKLVDYVVRIPPGGKTDALVETVITWENCSAFKTRGVDSDQATAAIKATLNMLNRL